Proteins encoded within one genomic window of Macaca thibetana thibetana isolate TM-01 chromosome 3, ASM2454274v1, whole genome shotgun sequence:
- the SMARCD3 gene encoding SWI/SNF-related matrix-associated actin-dependent regulator of chromatin subfamily D member 3 isoform X1 produces the protein MAADEVAGGARKATKSKLFEFLVHGVRPGMPSGARMPHQGAPMGPPGSPYMGSPAVRPGLAPAGMEPARKRAAPPPGQSQAQSQGQPVPTAPARSRSAKRRKMADKILPQRIRELVPESQAYMDLLAFERKLDQTIMRKRVDIQEALKRPMKQKRKLRLYISNTFNPAKPDAEDSDGSIASWELRVEGKLLDDPSKQKRKFSSFFKSLVIELDKDLYGPDNHLVEWHRTPTTQETDGFQVKRPGDLSVRCTLLLMLDYQPPQFKLDPRLARLLGLHTQSRSAIVQALWQYVKTNRLQDSHDKEYINGDKYFQQIFDCPRLKFSEIPQRLTALLLPPDPIVINHVISPCALGPVWGHRGHQGLDFPGSVDPSDQKKTACYDIDVEVEEPLKGQMSSFLLSTANQQEISALDSKIHETIESINQLKIQRDFMLSFSRDPKGYVQDLLRSQSRDLKVMTDVAGNPEEERRAEFYHQPWSQEAVSRYFYCKIQQRRQELEQSLVVRNT, from the exons GGGGCGCGCAAAGCCACGAAAAGCAAACTTTTTGAGTTTCTGGTCCATGGGGTG CGCCCCGGGATGCCGTCTGGAGCCCGGATGCCCCACCAGGGGGCGCCCATGGGCCCCCCGGGCTCCCCCTACATGGGCAGCCCCGCCGTGCGACCCGGCCTGGCCCCCGCGGGCATGGAGCCCGCCCGTAAGCGAGCAGCGCCCCCGCCCGGGCAGAGCCAGGCACAGAGCCAGGGCCAGCCGGTGCCCACCGCCCCCGCGCGGAGCCGCAG tGCCAAGAGGAGGAAGATGGCTGACAAAATCCTCCCTCAAAGG atTCGGGAGCTGGTCCCCGAGTCCCAGGCTTACATGGACCTCTTGGCATTTGAGAGGAAACTGGATCAAACCATCATGCGGAAGCGGGTGGACATCCAGGAGGCTCTGAAGAGGCCCATGAAG CAAAAGCGGAAGCTGCGTCTCTATATCTCCAACACTTTTAACCCTGCGAAGCCTGACGCTGAGGACTCCGATGGCAGCATTGCCTCCTGGGAGCTACGGGTGGAGGGGAAGCTCCTGGATGAT CCCAGCAAACAGAAGCGGaagttctcttctttcttcaagAGTTTGGTCATCGAGCTAGACAAAGATCTTTATGGTCCTGACAACCACCTTGTTGAG TGGCATCGGACACCCACGACCCAGGAGACGGACGGCTTCCAGGTGAAACGGCCTGGGGATCTGAGTGTGCGCTGCACGCTGCTCCTCATGCTGGACTACCAG cctccccagttcaaaCTGGATCCCCGCCTAGCCCGGCTGCTGGGGTTGCACACACAGAGCCGCTCAGCCATCGTCCAGGCCCTGTGGCAGTATGTGAAGACCAACAGGCTGCAGGACTCCCATGACAAGGAATACATCAATGGGGACAAGTATTTCCAGCAG ATTTTTGATTGTCCCCGGCTGAAGTTTTCTGAGATTCCCCAGCGCCTCACAGCCCTGCTATTGCCCCCTGACCCAATTGTCATCAACCATGTCATCAG CCCCTGCGCCCTGGGGCCTGTATGGGGGCATCGTGGACACCAAGGGCTGGACTTCCCTGGCAGCGTGGACCCTTCAGACCAGAAGAAGACGGCGTGCTATGACATTGACGTGGAAGTAGAGGAGCCATTAAAGGGACAGATGAGCAGCTTCCTCCTGTCCACGGCCAACCAGCAGGAGATCAGTGCTCTGGACAGTAAG ATCCATGAGACGATTGAGTCCATAAACCAGCTCAAGATCCAGAGGGACTTCATGCTAAGCTTCTCCAGAGACCCCAAAGGCTATGTCCAAGACCTGCTCCGCTCCCAGAGCCGGGACCTCAAG GTGATGACAGATGTAGCCGGCAACCCCGAAGAGGAGCGCCGGGCTGAGTTCTACCACCAGCCCTGGTCCCAGGAGGCTGTCAGTCGCTACTTCTACTGCAAG ATCCAGCAGCGCAGGCAGGAGCTGGAGCAGTCGCTGGTTGTGCGCAACACCTAG
- the SMARCD3 gene encoding SWI/SNF-related matrix-associated actin-dependent regulator of chromatin subfamily D member 3 isoform X3, with translation MAADEVAGGARKATKSKLFEFLVHGVRPGMPSGARMPHQGAPMGPPGSPYMGSPAVRPGLAPAGMEPARKRAAPPPGQSQAQSQGQPVPTAPARSRSAKRRKMADKILPQRIRELVPESQAYMDLLAFERKLDQTIMRKRVDIQEALKRPMKQKRKLRLYISNTFNPAKPDAEDSDGSIASWELRVEGKLLDDPSKQKRKFSSFFKSLVIELDKDLYGPDNHLVEWHRTPTTQETDGFQVKRPGDLSVRCTLLLMLDYQPPQFKLDPRLARLLGLHTQSRSAIVQALWQYVKTNRLQDSHDKEYINGDKYFQQIFDCPRLKFSEIPQRLTALLLPPDPIVINHVISVDPSDQKKTACYDIDVEVEEPLKGQMSSFLLSTANQQEISALDSKIHETIESINQLKIQRDFMLSFSRDPKGYVQDLLRSQSRDLKVMTDVAGNPEEERRAEFYHQPWSQEAVSRYFYCKIQQRRQELEQSLVVRNT, from the exons GGGGCGCGCAAAGCCACGAAAAGCAAACTTTTTGAGTTTCTGGTCCATGGGGTG CGCCCCGGGATGCCGTCTGGAGCCCGGATGCCCCACCAGGGGGCGCCCATGGGCCCCCCGGGCTCCCCCTACATGGGCAGCCCCGCCGTGCGACCCGGCCTGGCCCCCGCGGGCATGGAGCCCGCCCGTAAGCGAGCAGCGCCCCCGCCCGGGCAGAGCCAGGCACAGAGCCAGGGCCAGCCGGTGCCCACCGCCCCCGCGCGGAGCCGCAG tGCCAAGAGGAGGAAGATGGCTGACAAAATCCTCCCTCAAAGG atTCGGGAGCTGGTCCCCGAGTCCCAGGCTTACATGGACCTCTTGGCATTTGAGAGGAAACTGGATCAAACCATCATGCGGAAGCGGGTGGACATCCAGGAGGCTCTGAAGAGGCCCATGAAG CAAAAGCGGAAGCTGCGTCTCTATATCTCCAACACTTTTAACCCTGCGAAGCCTGACGCTGAGGACTCCGATGGCAGCATTGCCTCCTGGGAGCTACGGGTGGAGGGGAAGCTCCTGGATGAT CCCAGCAAACAGAAGCGGaagttctcttctttcttcaagAGTTTGGTCATCGAGCTAGACAAAGATCTTTATGGTCCTGACAACCACCTTGTTGAG TGGCATCGGACACCCACGACCCAGGAGACGGACGGCTTCCAGGTGAAACGGCCTGGGGATCTGAGTGTGCGCTGCACGCTGCTCCTCATGCTGGACTACCAG cctccccagttcaaaCTGGATCCCCGCCTAGCCCGGCTGCTGGGGTTGCACACACAGAGCCGCTCAGCCATCGTCCAGGCCCTGTGGCAGTATGTGAAGACCAACAGGCTGCAGGACTCCCATGACAAGGAATACATCAATGGGGACAAGTATTTCCAGCAG ATTTTTGATTGTCCCCGGCTGAAGTTTTCTGAGATTCCCCAGCGCCTCACAGCCCTGCTATTGCCCCCTGACCCAATTGTCATCAACCATGTCATCAG CGTGGACCCTTCAGACCAGAAGAAGACGGCGTGCTATGACATTGACGTGGAAGTAGAGGAGCCATTAAAGGGACAGATGAGCAGCTTCCTCCTGTCCACGGCCAACCAGCAGGAGATCAGTGCTCTGGACAGTAAG ATCCATGAGACGATTGAGTCCATAAACCAGCTCAAGATCCAGAGGGACTTCATGCTAAGCTTCTCCAGAGACCCCAAAGGCTATGTCCAAGACCTGCTCCGCTCCCAGAGCCGGGACCTCAAG GTGATGACAGATGTAGCCGGCAACCCCGAAGAGGAGCGCCGGGCTGAGTTCTACCACCAGCCCTGGTCCCAGGAGGCTGTCAGTCGCTACTTCTACTGCAAG ATCCAGCAGCGCAGGCAGGAGCTGGAGCAGTCGCTGGTTGTGCGCAACACCTAG
- the SMARCD3 gene encoding SWI/SNF-related matrix-associated actin-dependent regulator of chromatin subfamily D member 3 isoform X2, which yields MTPGLQHPPTVVQRPGMPSGARMPHQGAPMGPPGSPYMGSPAVRPGLAPAGMEPARKRAAPPPGQSQAQSQGQPVPTAPARSRSAKRRKMADKILPQRIRELVPESQAYMDLLAFERKLDQTIMRKRVDIQEALKRPMKQKRKLRLYISNTFNPAKPDAEDSDGSIASWELRVEGKLLDDPSKQKRKFSSFFKSLVIELDKDLYGPDNHLVEWHRTPTTQETDGFQVKRPGDLSVRCTLLLMLDYQPPQFKLDPRLARLLGLHTQSRSAIVQALWQYVKTNRLQDSHDKEYINGDKYFQQIFDCPRLKFSEIPQRLTALLLPPDPIVINHVISPCALGPVWGHRGHQGLDFPGSVDPSDQKKTACYDIDVEVEEPLKGQMSSFLLSTANQQEISALDSKIHETIESINQLKIQRDFMLSFSRDPKGYVQDLLRSQSRDLKVMTDVAGNPEEERRAEFYHQPWSQEAVSRYFYCKIQQRRQELEQSLVVRNT from the exons CGCCCCGGGATGCCGTCTGGAGCCCGGATGCCCCACCAGGGGGCGCCCATGGGCCCCCCGGGCTCCCCCTACATGGGCAGCCCCGCCGTGCGACCCGGCCTGGCCCCCGCGGGCATGGAGCCCGCCCGTAAGCGAGCAGCGCCCCCGCCCGGGCAGAGCCAGGCACAGAGCCAGGGCCAGCCGGTGCCCACCGCCCCCGCGCGGAGCCGCAG tGCCAAGAGGAGGAAGATGGCTGACAAAATCCTCCCTCAAAGG atTCGGGAGCTGGTCCCCGAGTCCCAGGCTTACATGGACCTCTTGGCATTTGAGAGGAAACTGGATCAAACCATCATGCGGAAGCGGGTGGACATCCAGGAGGCTCTGAAGAGGCCCATGAAG CAAAAGCGGAAGCTGCGTCTCTATATCTCCAACACTTTTAACCCTGCGAAGCCTGACGCTGAGGACTCCGATGGCAGCATTGCCTCCTGGGAGCTACGGGTGGAGGGGAAGCTCCTGGATGAT CCCAGCAAACAGAAGCGGaagttctcttctttcttcaagAGTTTGGTCATCGAGCTAGACAAAGATCTTTATGGTCCTGACAACCACCTTGTTGAG TGGCATCGGACACCCACGACCCAGGAGACGGACGGCTTCCAGGTGAAACGGCCTGGGGATCTGAGTGTGCGCTGCACGCTGCTCCTCATGCTGGACTACCAG cctccccagttcaaaCTGGATCCCCGCCTAGCCCGGCTGCTGGGGTTGCACACACAGAGCCGCTCAGCCATCGTCCAGGCCCTGTGGCAGTATGTGAAGACCAACAGGCTGCAGGACTCCCATGACAAGGAATACATCAATGGGGACAAGTATTTCCAGCAG ATTTTTGATTGTCCCCGGCTGAAGTTTTCTGAGATTCCCCAGCGCCTCACAGCCCTGCTATTGCCCCCTGACCCAATTGTCATCAACCATGTCATCAG CCCCTGCGCCCTGGGGCCTGTATGGGGGCATCGTGGACACCAAGGGCTGGACTTCCCTGGCAGCGTGGACCCTTCAGACCAGAAGAAGACGGCGTGCTATGACATTGACGTGGAAGTAGAGGAGCCATTAAAGGGACAGATGAGCAGCTTCCTCCTGTCCACGGCCAACCAGCAGGAGATCAGTGCTCTGGACAGTAAG ATCCATGAGACGATTGAGTCCATAAACCAGCTCAAGATCCAGAGGGACTTCATGCTAAGCTTCTCCAGAGACCCCAAAGGCTATGTCCAAGACCTGCTCCGCTCCCAGAGCCGGGACCTCAAG GTGATGACAGATGTAGCCGGCAACCCCGAAGAGGAGCGCCGGGCTGAGTTCTACCACCAGCCCTGGTCCCAGGAGGCTGTCAGTCGCTACTTCTACTGCAAG ATCCAGCAGCGCAGGCAGGAGCTGGAGCAGTCGCTGGTTGTGCGCAACACCTAG
- the SMARCD3 gene encoding SWI/SNF-related matrix-associated actin-dependent regulator of chromatin subfamily D member 3 isoform X4 has product MTPGLQHPPTVVQRPGMPSGARMPHQGAPMGPPGSPYMGSPAVRPGLAPAGMEPARKRAAPPPGQSQAQSQGQPVPTAPARSRSAKRRKMADKILPQRIRELVPESQAYMDLLAFERKLDQTIMRKRVDIQEALKRPMKQKRKLRLYISNTFNPAKPDAEDSDGSIASWELRVEGKLLDDPSKQKRKFSSFFKSLVIELDKDLYGPDNHLVEWHRTPTTQETDGFQVKRPGDLSVRCTLLLMLDYQPPQFKLDPRLARLLGLHTQSRSAIVQALWQYVKTNRLQDSHDKEYINGDKYFQQIFDCPRLKFSEIPQRLTALLLPPDPIVINHVISVDPSDQKKTACYDIDVEVEEPLKGQMSSFLLSTANQQEISALDSKIHETIESINQLKIQRDFMLSFSRDPKGYVQDLLRSQSRDLKVMTDVAGNPEEERRAEFYHQPWSQEAVSRYFYCKIQQRRQELEQSLVVRNT; this is encoded by the exons CGCCCCGGGATGCCGTCTGGAGCCCGGATGCCCCACCAGGGGGCGCCCATGGGCCCCCCGGGCTCCCCCTACATGGGCAGCCCCGCCGTGCGACCCGGCCTGGCCCCCGCGGGCATGGAGCCCGCCCGTAAGCGAGCAGCGCCCCCGCCCGGGCAGAGCCAGGCACAGAGCCAGGGCCAGCCGGTGCCCACCGCCCCCGCGCGGAGCCGCAG tGCCAAGAGGAGGAAGATGGCTGACAAAATCCTCCCTCAAAGG atTCGGGAGCTGGTCCCCGAGTCCCAGGCTTACATGGACCTCTTGGCATTTGAGAGGAAACTGGATCAAACCATCATGCGGAAGCGGGTGGACATCCAGGAGGCTCTGAAGAGGCCCATGAAG CAAAAGCGGAAGCTGCGTCTCTATATCTCCAACACTTTTAACCCTGCGAAGCCTGACGCTGAGGACTCCGATGGCAGCATTGCCTCCTGGGAGCTACGGGTGGAGGGGAAGCTCCTGGATGAT CCCAGCAAACAGAAGCGGaagttctcttctttcttcaagAGTTTGGTCATCGAGCTAGACAAAGATCTTTATGGTCCTGACAACCACCTTGTTGAG TGGCATCGGACACCCACGACCCAGGAGACGGACGGCTTCCAGGTGAAACGGCCTGGGGATCTGAGTGTGCGCTGCACGCTGCTCCTCATGCTGGACTACCAG cctccccagttcaaaCTGGATCCCCGCCTAGCCCGGCTGCTGGGGTTGCACACACAGAGCCGCTCAGCCATCGTCCAGGCCCTGTGGCAGTATGTGAAGACCAACAGGCTGCAGGACTCCCATGACAAGGAATACATCAATGGGGACAAGTATTTCCAGCAG ATTTTTGATTGTCCCCGGCTGAAGTTTTCTGAGATTCCCCAGCGCCTCACAGCCCTGCTATTGCCCCCTGACCCAATTGTCATCAACCATGTCATCAG CGTGGACCCTTCAGACCAGAAGAAGACGGCGTGCTATGACATTGACGTGGAAGTAGAGGAGCCATTAAAGGGACAGATGAGCAGCTTCCTCCTGTCCACGGCCAACCAGCAGGAGATCAGTGCTCTGGACAGTAAG ATCCATGAGACGATTGAGTCCATAAACCAGCTCAAGATCCAGAGGGACTTCATGCTAAGCTTCTCCAGAGACCCCAAAGGCTATGTCCAAGACCTGCTCCGCTCCCAGAGCCGGGACCTCAAG GTGATGACAGATGTAGCCGGCAACCCCGAAGAGGAGCGCCGGGCTGAGTTCTACCACCAGCCCTGGTCCCAGGAGGCTGTCAGTCGCTACTTCTACTGCAAG ATCCAGCAGCGCAGGCAGGAGCTGGAGCAGTCGCTGGTTGTGCGCAACACCTAG
- the SMARCD3 gene encoding SWI/SNF-related matrix-associated actin-dependent regulator of chromatin subfamily D member 3 isoform X5 yields MADKILPQRIRELVPESQAYMDLLAFERKLDQTIMRKRVDIQEALKRPMKQKRKLRLYISNTFNPAKPDAEDSDGSIASWELRVEGKLLDDPSKQKRKFSSFFKSLVIELDKDLYGPDNHLVEWHRTPTTQETDGFQVKRPGDLSVRCTLLLMLDYQPPQFKLDPRLARLLGLHTQSRSAIVQALWQYVKTNRLQDSHDKEYINGDKYFQQIFDCPRLKFSEIPQRLTALLLPPDPIVINHVISPCALGPVWGHRGHQGLDFPGSVDPSDQKKTACYDIDVEVEEPLKGQMSSFLLSTANQQEISALDSKIHETIESINQLKIQRDFMLSFSRDPKGYVQDLLRSQSRDLKVMTDVAGNPEEERRAEFYHQPWSQEAVSRYFYCKIQQRRQELEQSLVVRNT; encoded by the exons ATGGCTGACAAAATCCTCCCTCAAAGG atTCGGGAGCTGGTCCCCGAGTCCCAGGCTTACATGGACCTCTTGGCATTTGAGAGGAAACTGGATCAAACCATCATGCGGAAGCGGGTGGACATCCAGGAGGCTCTGAAGAGGCCCATGAAG CAAAAGCGGAAGCTGCGTCTCTATATCTCCAACACTTTTAACCCTGCGAAGCCTGACGCTGAGGACTCCGATGGCAGCATTGCCTCCTGGGAGCTACGGGTGGAGGGGAAGCTCCTGGATGAT CCCAGCAAACAGAAGCGGaagttctcttctttcttcaagAGTTTGGTCATCGAGCTAGACAAAGATCTTTATGGTCCTGACAACCACCTTGTTGAG TGGCATCGGACACCCACGACCCAGGAGACGGACGGCTTCCAGGTGAAACGGCCTGGGGATCTGAGTGTGCGCTGCACGCTGCTCCTCATGCTGGACTACCAG cctccccagttcaaaCTGGATCCCCGCCTAGCCCGGCTGCTGGGGTTGCACACACAGAGCCGCTCAGCCATCGTCCAGGCCCTGTGGCAGTATGTGAAGACCAACAGGCTGCAGGACTCCCATGACAAGGAATACATCAATGGGGACAAGTATTTCCAGCAG ATTTTTGATTGTCCCCGGCTGAAGTTTTCTGAGATTCCCCAGCGCCTCACAGCCCTGCTATTGCCCCCTGACCCAATTGTCATCAACCATGTCATCAG CCCCTGCGCCCTGGGGCCTGTATGGGGGCATCGTGGACACCAAGGGCTGGACTTCCCTGGCAGCGTGGACCCTTCAGACCAGAAGAAGACGGCGTGCTATGACATTGACGTGGAAGTAGAGGAGCCATTAAAGGGACAGATGAGCAGCTTCCTCCTGTCCACGGCCAACCAGCAGGAGATCAGTGCTCTGGACAGTAAG ATCCATGAGACGATTGAGTCCATAAACCAGCTCAAGATCCAGAGGGACTTCATGCTAAGCTTCTCCAGAGACCCCAAAGGCTATGTCCAAGACCTGCTCCGCTCCCAGAGCCGGGACCTCAAG GTGATGACAGATGTAGCCGGCAACCCCGAAGAGGAGCGCCGGGCTGAGTTCTACCACCAGCCCTGGTCCCAGGAGGCTGTCAGTCGCTACTTCTACTGCAAG ATCCAGCAGCGCAGGCAGGAGCTGGAGCAGTCGCTGGTTGTGCGCAACACCTAG
- the CHPF2 gene encoding chondroitin sulfate glucuronyltransferase — protein sequence MRLSSLLALLRPALPLILGLSLGCSLSLLRVSWIQGEGEDPCVEAVGERGGPQNPDSRAWLDQSDEDFKPRIVPYYRDPNKPYKKVLRTRYIQTELGSRERLLVAVLTSRATLSTLAVAVNRTVAHHFPRLLYFTGQRGARAPAGMQVVSHGDERPAWLMSETLRHLHTHFGADYDWFFIMQDDTYVQAPRLAALAGHLSINQDLYLGRAEEFIGAGEQARYCHGGFGYLLSRSLLLRLRPHLDGCRGDILSARPDEWLGRCLIDSLGVGCVSQHQGQQYRSFELAKNRDPEKEGSSAFLSAFAVHPVSEGTLMYRLHKRFSALELERAYSEIEQLQAQIRNLTMLTPEGEAGLSWPVGLPAPFIPHSRFEVLGWDYFTEQHTFSCADGAPKCPLQGASRADVGDALETALEQLNRRYQPRLRFQKQRLLNGYRRFDPARGMEYTLDLLLECVTQRGHRRALARRVSLLRPLSRVEILPMPYVTEATRVQLVLPLLVAEAAAAPAFLEAFAANVLEPREHALLTLLLVYGPREGGRGAPDPFLGVKAAAAELERRYPGTRLAWLAVRAEAPSQVRLMDVVSKKHPVDTLFFLTTVWTRPGPEVLNRCRMNAISGWQAFFPVHFQEFNPALSPQRSPPGAPGAGPDPPSPPGADPSRGAPIGGRFDRQASAEGCFYNADYLAARARLAGELAGQEEEEALEGLEVMDVFLRFSGLHLFRAVEPGLVQKFSLRDCSPRLSEELYHRCRLSNLEGLGGRAQLAMALFEQEQANST from the exons ATGCGGCTGAGCTCCCTGTTGGCCCTGCTGCGGCCAGCGCTTCCCCTCATCCTAGGGCTGTCTCTGGGGTGCAGCCTGAGCCTCCTGCGGGTTTCCTGGAtccaaggggagggagaagatcCCTGTGTCGAGGCTGTGGGGGAGCGAGGAGGGCCACAGAATCCAGATTCGAGAGCTTGGCTAGACCAAAGTGATGAAGACTTCAAACCCCGGATTGTCCCCTACTACAGGGACCCCAACAAGCCCTACAAGAAGGTGCTCAG GACTCGGTACATCCAGACAGAGCTGGGCTCCCGTGAGCGGTTGCTGGTGGCTGTTCTGACCTCCCGAGCTACACTGTCCACTTTGGCCGTGGCTGTGAACCGTACAGTGGCCCATCACTTCCCTCGGTTACTCTACTTCACTGGGCAGCGGGGGGCCCGGGCTCCAGCAGGGATGCAGGTGGTGTCTCATGGGGATGAGCGGCCCGCCTGGCTCATGTCAGAGACCCTGCGCCACCTTCACACACACTTTGGGGCCGACTACGACTGGTTCTTCATCATGCAGGATGACACATATGTGCAGGCCCCCCGCCTGGCAGCCCTTGCTGGCCACCTTAGCATCAACCAAGACCTGTACTTAGGCCGGGCGGAGGAGTTCATTGGCGCAGGCGAGCAGGCCCGGTACTGTCATGGGGGCTTTGGCTACCTGTTGTCACGGAGTCTCCTGCTTCGTCTGCGGCCACATCTGGATGGCTGCCGAGGTGACATTCTCAGTGCCCGTCCTGACGAGTGGCTTGGACGCTGCCTCATTGACTCTCTGGGCGTCGGCTGTGTCTCACAGCACCAG GGGCAGCAGTATCGCTCATTTGAACTGGCCAAAAATAGGGACCCTGAAAAGGAAGGGAGCTCGGCTTTCCTGAGTGCCTTCGCCGTGCACCCTGTCTCCGAAGGTACCCTCATGTACCGGCTCCACAAACGCTTCAGCGCTCTGGAGTTGGAGCGGGCTTACAGTGAAATAGAACAACTGCAG GCTCAGATCCGGAACCTGACCATGCTGACCCCCGAAGGGGAGGCAGGGCTGAGCTGGCCCGTTGGGCTCCCTGCTCCTTTCATACCGCACTCTCGCTTTGAGGTGCTGGGCTGGGACTACTTCACAGAGCAGCACACCTTCTCCTGTGCAGATGGGGCTCCCAAGTGTCCGCTGCAGGGGGCTAGCAGGGCGGACGTGGGTGATGCGTTGGAGACTGCCTTGGAGCAGCTCAATCGGCGCTATCAGCCCCGCCTGCGCTTCCAGAAGCAGCGACTGCTCAACGGCTACCGGCGCTTCGACCCAGCACGGGGCATGGAGTACACCCTGGACCTGCTATTGGAATGTGTGACACAGCGTGGGCACCGGCGGGCCCTGGCTCGCAGGGTCAGCCTACTGCGGCCACTGAGCCGGGTGGAAATCCTACCTATGCCCTATGTCACTGAGGCCACCCGAGTGCAGCTGGTGCTGCCACTCCTGGTGGCTGAAGCTGCTGCAGCCCCGGCTTTCCTCGAGGCCTTTGCAGCCAATGTCCTGGAGCCACGAGAACATGCGTTGCTCACTCTGTTGCTGGTCTACGGGCCACGAGAAGGTGGCCGTGGAGCTCCAGACCCATTTCTTGGGGTGAAGGCTGCAGCAGCTGAGTTAGAGCGACGGTACCCTGGGACAAGGCTGGCCTGGCTTGCCGTGCGAGCAGAGGCCCCTTCCCAGGTGCGACTCATGGACGTGGTCTCGAAGAAGCACCCTGTGGATACTCTCTTCTTCCTCACCACTGTGTGGACGAGGCCTGGGCCCGAAGTCCTCAACCGCTGTCGCATGAATGCCATCTCTGGCTGGCAGGCCTTCTTTCCAGTTCATTTCCAGGAGTTCAATCCCGCCCTGTCACCACAGAGATCACCCCCAGGGGCCCCGGGGGCTGGCCCTGaccccccctcccctcctggtGCTGACCCCTCCCGGGGGGCTCCTATAGGGGGGAGATTTGACCGGCAGGCTTCTGCAGAGGGCTGTTTCTACAATGCTGACTACCTGGCGGCCCGAGCCCGGCTGGCAGGTGAACTGGCAggccaggaagaggaggaagccCTGGAGGGGCTGGAGGTGATGGATGTTTTCCTCCGGTTCTCAGGGCTCCACCTCTTTCGGGCCGTAGAGCCAGGGCTGGTGCAGAAGTTCTCCCTGCGGGACTGCAGCCCACGGCTCAGTGAGGAACTCTACCACCGCTGCCGCCTCAGCAACCTGGAGGGGCTGGGGGGCCGTGCCCAGCTGGCCATGGCTCTCTTTGAGCAGGAGCAGGCCAACAGCACTTAG
- the LOC126951636 gene encoding uncharacterized protein LOC126951636, with product MADGAILQGILLGTPAAEETAGTDWNSYCVQAIRCLVLPRPQGANETNQKQTEDKQQLETTPGSWERKEKRGRLPTGPLPGSQSPCSTSRRSETKSSPRTKAQRESSPFVSKQKLATSPGC from the coding sequence ATGGCCGATGGAGCCATCTTGCAGGGCATTCTCCTCGGAACCCCAGCTGCTGAGGAGACAGCAGGCACGGACTGGAACTCCTACTGTGTGCAAGCGATTCGGTGCCTGGTTTTACCAAGGCCCCAGGGGGCAAACGAaacaaaccaaaagcaaacagaGGACAAGCAGCAACTAGAGACAACGCCAGGGTCCTGGGAACGCAAAGAGAAGCGCGGCCGGCTTCCGACAGGACCCCTGCCGGGGTCCCAGAGCCCCTGCTCTACCTCTCGGCGATCAGAGACCAAATCTAGCCCTAGAACGAAAGCCCAACGCGAGTCTTCGCCGTTCGTCTCAAAACAGAAACTGGCCACGTCACCGGGCTGCTAG